One Palaemon carinicauda isolate YSFRI2023 chromosome 4, ASM3689809v2, whole genome shotgun sequence DNA segment encodes these proteins:
- the LOC137639577 gene encoding uncharacterized protein: MATPPRALLPKVFQRFAIEPLELSKENIEATHELLEEAEAEFLVEQGSADLGTEGMEAERDVEAEIRRIAAEDNLIKLKKMVEREERERRQEEREREMEEGGKKEKGKKPERSQVMRGKWKQGERKEREKIIRKREGRGRRDCTTCKGVGVVEGQCKFDNADKNYPCFARSRV, translated from the exons ATGGCGACCCCTCCGAGGGCTCTCCTTCCAAAAGTATTCCAGAGATTCGCCATCGAGCCACTAGAG ttgtcgaaagaaaatattgaagcaactcatgaactgttggaggaagctgaagcagaATTCTTAGTTGAGCAAGGATCAGCTGACCTGGGAACTGAAGGCATggaagcagaaagggatgtagaggctgagattcgacgaattgctgCGGAAGATAATTTGATTAAGTTAAAGAAGATggtagaacgagaagaaagagagagaagacaagaagaaagagagagggaaatggaagaaGGCGGGAAGAAGGAGAaagggaagaagccagagagatcgcaagtcatgcgagggaaatggaagcaaggcgagaggaaagaaagagagaaaattataagaaaacgAGAAGGAAGAGGCAGGAGAGATTGCACGACATGCAAGGGAGTTGGGGTTGTTGAAGGCCAGTGCAAATTCGACAACGCAGACAAAAATTACCCCTGTtttgcacgatcccgtgtttaa